The following are encoded together in the Zygosaccharomyces rouxii strain CBS732 chromosome C complete sequence genome:
- the PKH3 gene encoding protein kinase PKH3 (some similarities with uniprot|Q03306 Saccharomyces cerevisiae YDR466W) yields MSSRIKRSPHDFVFKEELGNGSYSRVYKAVDRSDPQRVYAVKVCSKRHIIHENKVKYVTIEKNTLNLLARANHPGIVKLHSTFHDEENLYFVLDFAAGGELLSLLNRVGKFTEPCARHFIAQLIDTTEFIHSQGVIHRDLKPENVLLHRDGRLMVTDFGTATNITKENTEGGASFVGTAEYVSPELLLYNQCQFASDVWALGCMLYQFIEGVPPFRGENELHTFEKIVALEYPWANNNKGGVVSLVRRILTLDPSQRPSLTSIKQDKWFEQVDWRNREALWKGIWQVQPQRQQPLEYQYRNNISNPNLPLAKQKRRKPAKVGNTTSSIVEWRKKLGIETHQIDVNRKNVKPSTINNNNSSNSNSTNNNSTNNTTTNGNNKTNKSIRSNSMLKTQAVAHVQEQAELQARMRAPLPKAPGSMVKPSTASKPTATAAIATTTIQPSIHSPLPFPRNRSDPIPKSASSSLPSTTPVAQMSRPPTAPPPLNNTSVQPHPQITRPPTAPSFYPRTPSPVGVARPPIHASMPKTASPVGRASPPVRKVNSTSSETPTPPTSAPAPAPAPAPAPAQAPTLPPATRAFKGNVSGSAPIAISQPVTTQPLPTQAPSLPSAGKPISTPPKTAPPKLSLDTDQRPTLLTNGSTTVVSTSSKRPSESEILKQDLAHIFEIPFNSSGPDISLQSYKRVDNDLIKNFVANHKSELKPKDQQPGFLTLLKDGTLQYRQRNSSVRHMANIGDTSLSMYDFEFYEKQGRGFLILEKYHHKVWFVSLPKGPNNNNGNNSQFPVIGSDENWVDSIFKVRQLVEDQGLADKLNNVEVSSPRLSSPTIPVTPIYSKARTPSGGSNTSKKYVAPNNMVVSSSRSQVLHALNRNAGVMDASMGASAAFKSLQKK; encoded by the coding sequence ATGTCGTCTCGTATTAAACGTTCTCCACACGATTTCGTCTTCAAAGAGGAATTGGGCAATGGGTCTTACTCTCGTGTCTATAAGGCGGTAGATAGAAGTGATCCACAGCGTGTTTATGCCGTTAAAGTTTGTTCCAAGAGACACATTATTCACGAGAATAAAGTTAAGTACGTTACCATTGAGAAAAATACTCTAAACCTACTGGCAAGAGCAAATCATCCCGGTATTGTTAAGTTGCATTCAACTTTccatgatgaagaaaatcttTATTTTGTTCTGGATTTTGCCGCTGGTGGTGAATTGCTTTCGTTATTGAATCGTGTTGGTAAATTTACCGAACCGTGTGCACGTCATTTTATTGCACAGCTGATTGATACTACGGAATTTATTCATTCGCAAGGTGTTATTCATAGGGATTTAAAGCCTGAAAATGTTTTATTGCATAGAGATGGTCGATTAATGGTTACCGATTTTGGTACTGCAACGAACATCACAAAAGAAAATACCGAAGGTGGGGCATCGTTTGTTGGTACGGCGGAGTACGTCTCACCTGAATTATTACTTTATAACCAATGCCAATTTGCATCTGACGTTTGGGCATTGGGCTGCATGCTTTACCAATTTATCGAGGGTGTACCGCCATTTCGtggtgaaaatgaattacatacttttgaaaaaatcgtTGCATTAGAATACCCATGGGcaaataataataaaggTGGTGTTGTGTCATTAGTTCGTCGAATTTTAACCTTAGATCCATCTCAAAGACCAAGTTTGACTTCTATAAAGCAGGATAAATGGTTCGAACAAGTCGATTGGCGTAATAGAGAGGCGCTGTGGAAGGGAATTTGGCAGGTCCAACCTCAAAGGCAGCAACCGTTAGAATATCAATATCGTAACAATATTAGTAACCCCAATCTACCGTTGGCTAAGCAGAAGAGACGGAAACCAGCCAAGGTTGGGAATACAACGAGTAGCATTGTAGAGtggaggaaaaaattgggtaTTGAAACGCATCAAATTGATGTTAATCGTAAAAACGTTAAGCCGAGTACAAtcaataataacaatagcAGTAATAGCAATAGCACTAATAACAATAGCACTAATAACACTACTACGAATGGTAATAACAAGACTAATAAATCGATACGAAGTAATTCTATGCTTAAAACACAGGCCGTGGCTCACGTTCAAGAACAAGCAGAATTACAAGCTCGCATGAGGGCACCTTTACCCAAGGCACCCGGGAGTATGGTAAAACCTTCTACGGCAAGTAAACCAACGGCAACAGCAGCAATCGCAACCACAACAATACAACCATCAATTCACTCGCCTTTACCATTTCCACGAAATCGTTCTGATCCAATTCCGAAAtctgcatcatcatcattaccGAGTACAACACCTGTAGCACAAATGAGTAGGCCGCCAacagcaccaccacctttgAACAACACTTCTGTGCAACCACACCCACAAATTACTAGACCTCCTACTGCACCTAGTTTCTATCCAAGAACTCCTTCGCCTGTTGGTGTAGCAAGGCCTCCAATTCATGCATCGATGCCGAAAACCGCCTCCCCAGTGGGTAGAGCTTCTCCCCCAGTGAGGAAGGTTAACTCTACTTCGAGCGAGACTCCTACACCACCAACTTCTGCACCGGCACCGGCACCTGCACCTGCACCTGCTCCTGCCCAAGCGCCAACATTACCGCCCGCGACAAGAGCTTTCAAGGGCAACGTAAGTGGCTCTGCTCCTATTGCTATATCTCAACCAGTGACGACCCAACCATTACCTACGCAAGCACCATCGCTTCCATCTGCGGGGaaaccaatttcaacaccCCCAAAGACCGCACCACCAAAGTTATCGTTGGACACCGATCAACGTCCTACCCTACTAACCAATGGTAGTACAACTGTGGTGTCTACGTCCAGTAAGAGGCCCTCAGAatcagaaattttaaaacaGGACTTAGCGcatatttttgaaataccTTTTAATAGTTCAGGCCCTGATATCTCATTACAAAGCTACAAGAGGGTTGATAACGACTTAATCAAGAACTTCGTTGCCAACCATAAATCAGAATTAAAACCAAAGGACCAACAACCTGGCTTCTTGACTCTTCTTAAAGATGGAACTTTGCAATACAGACAACGTAATTCGAGTGTTCGTCATATGGCAAACATCGGAGATACTAGTTTATCCATGTAcgattttgaattttacgAAAAACAAGGTAGGGGGTTCCTCATTTTAGAGAAATATCATCATAAGGTTTGGTTCGTATCACTACCAAAGGGTCccaacaataataacgGTAATAATTCACAATTCCCCGTCATAGGATCTGATGAAAATTGGGTTGATTCCATCTTCAAGGTACGTCAATTGGTTGAAGATCAGGGATTGGCCGACAAATTAAATAATGTGGAAGTGTCATCACCACGTCTATCTTCACCGACTATTCCAGTGACACCGATTTACTCTAAGGCGAGAACTCCATCAGGCGGGTCGAATACATCCAAGAAGTATGTTGCACCTAACAACATGGTAGTTAGCAGTAGCCGTTCTCAGGTTTTACATGCCTTGAATCGTAATGCAGGTGTTATGGATGCTAGCATGGGAGCTTCAGCAGCTTTCAAAAGTTTACAGAAAAAATGA